A stretch of DNA from Leptospirillum ferriphilum:
TCTCGTGGGATTTGTCGACCGTCAGGATGACATCTACAACGCCGCGGCTGTTCTCCATGGGGGCAAGCTTCACGGGATTTACCGAAAACAATACCTGCCCAATTACGGGGTCTTCGATGAAAACCGGTATTTTCAGGAAGGGGTGGAGTCTCCCGTCCTCGAATACCGGTCCGCCCGACTGGGAATCAACATCTGCGAGGACATCTGGTATCCGAAAGGTCCTCTGTATACCCAGACACTGATGGGCGACGCCGAGTGTATCCTGAATCTTTCGGCCTCGCCGTTCCACGCCGGCAAGCGGGAAGTCCGGGAGAACATGCTTTGCACCCGGGCGGTGGACAGCGCCTGCTACATCGCCTACGTCAATATGGTGGGAGGACAGGACGAACTCGTCTTTGATGGACAGAGCCTTGTCATCAGCCCCGACGGAGAGATCGAAAGCCGGGGGAAAGCCTTTCAGGAAGATCTGCTGATCACCGAAATCGATCTGGACCATGTGTTTCGGGTCCGCCTGCACGATCCCCGCCGTCGGAAAGACCGCTTGAGCCAGTCGCTGGACCGGCCGCAGTGGAATCAGGACGATGTGCTCGTTCGCTGGAAGATCGAGGAACCGGGCCGGCGCCAGGCCTCTGGCGGGACACTTCAGGAGAAGAAGGTTCTCGTGAAAAGTCCGTACACACAGCCCCTGGACCGTCTTGCCGAGATCTACGAAGCCCTGGTGACCGGCGTCCGGGACTATGTCCGGAAGAACAGTTTCCGGGAAGTTCTGGTCGGCCTTTCCGGCGGAATCGACTCGGCACTCGTTGCGGCGATTGCCACGGATGCCCTGGGCCCGGAGCATGTCCACGGACTGTTCATGCCGTCCATGTTTACCTCCCAGGAAAGCTACGAAGACGTCCTCAAACTCTCCGGAACCCTGAAGGTGCAGGTGGAAACCATTCCGATCGCCGCGGCGTTCGAACAGTTTCTCCAGATTCTCTCGCCGCACTTCCAGGATCGTCCCCGGGACACCGCCGAAGAGAATCTCCAGTCCCGGATCCGGGGACTTCTGCTGATGGCGCTGTCCAACAAGTTCCACTGGCTGGTGCTGACGACCGGCAACAAGAGCGAGATGAGCGTCGGGTACCAGACCCTTTACGGGGACATGGCCGGCGGATTTTCCGTCCTCAAGGACGTTCCCAAGACTCTCGTCTATGACCTGGCCGATTTTCTGAACACGCGGAGAGCCGATATCATCCCGCACCGCATCATTGAAAAAGCTCCCACAGCCGAACTGCGTCCCAACCAGAAGGATCTGGATTCCCTGCCTCCCTATGAGATTCTCGATCCCATCATGGAGGCCTATGTCGAAGATGACCAGGGATTCGAGGAAATTATCGGGAAAGGGTTCGATCCGGCCACCGTGGCCCGGGTACTCTCCCTGATTGACAAGAGCGAATACAAGAGACGCCAGTCTCCGCCCGGGATCAAACTGACCCTTCGGGCTTTCGGAAAGGACTGGCGCGTTCCGATCACGAACCGTTTCAAGGAAATCTGACTTTTTGACCGGCCCGCTTTCCCGGAGACCGGGAGCGACAAGGAGCGTCCATTGCCAACGATCAGTATAGAAGAAGCCATCGACCGCATCCGCAATGGCCGGATGATCATTCTGACGGATGACGAAGACCGCGAAAACGAAGGGGATTTTGTCATTGCGGGACAATTTGCGACCCCTGAAGCGATCAATTTCATGGCCAAGCACGGCAGGGGACTGATTTGTGTGACCATGAGCGCGGAAAAAGCCGACTCTCTCCGGCTTGAACCGATGACCCCTGTCAACGAAGCCTCCTTCGGAACGGACTTTACGATTTCCGTGGATGCCAGAGACGGGATATCGACAGGAATCTCCGCGTTCGACCGGGCCCATACCATCCAGACAATCGTCCGTCCGGACGCCAAGCCTTCGGACCTCGTCCGTCCTGGGCATATCTTTCCGATCCGTGCCAAGGAGGGCGGCGTCCTGAAGAGGGCCGGGCAGACGGAAGGATCGGTGGATCTTGCCATCCTCGCCGGGATCATTCCGATCGGGGTCATCTGCGAAATCCTGAACGAAGACGGCTCCATGGCCCGGTTTCCGGATCTGGAGAAGGTCTCCCGGGAGCATGATATTCCGATTGCCACGATCCGGGACCTGATTGCCTACCGGATGAAGGAGGAAAAGCTCGTGGTCCAGGTGGCGGAGGCCGAGCTTCCGACAGAGTTCGGCGAATTCCGGGCCATTGTCTTTGAAGACAAAGTCGAACAGGGCCCCCACATCGCCCTGGTGAAGGGAACGATCGATCCCCAGAAGCCCGTCCTCGTCCGGGTGCATTCCAGCTGCCTGACCGGGGATGTTTTCCACTCCCACCGCTGCGACTGCGGTCCCCAGCTCCGGGAGGCCATGCGCATGATCGAAAAGGAGGGAACCGGCGTCATTCTTTACATGAACCAGGAAGGCCGCGGCATCGGACTGGCCAACAAGATCAAGGCCTACAAGCTTCAGGATCAGGGGTACGATACGGTCGAGGCCAACATCAAGCTGGGATTCAAGGACGATTTGCGCGATTACGGGATCGGCGCCCAGATTCTCTGCCAGCTGGGGGCCCGGAAACTTCGTCTCATGACGAACAATCCCCGTAAAATTGTCGGTTTGACCGGTTACGGCCTTGAAATGGTGGACCGCGTGCCGGTGGAGATTACGCCGGAAGACCGGAACCGCCGCTACCTGAAAACCAAAAAAGACAAGCTGGGTCATCTGCTCAGCAAAATCTGACATCGAGCTTAAGGAGAGCCGTGGAGATCCAAACCATCCCGTTACCCACACCCCCTCTGGTCTGGCGCGTTCTGGTCATCCAGAGCGAATTCAACAGCCTTGTGACCGACCGACTGTTGTCCGGATGTCTCGATGCCTTCCGGGATTCTCCGCTTCTTCCCGAAAAAGTCGATGTCCTGCGGGTTCCCGGTGCCATGGAGATTCCCTCGACTCTCTCGCTCTTTCTTCCCGGAGACGAATACGATGCGGCCGTGGTGCTCGGTTGCGTGATCCGGGGAGACACGGGCCACTACGAGGCCGTCGTCGACGGTGTGACCTCCGGCGTCATCCGCCAGAGCCAGATCCATGGAAAACCGGTGATTTTTGGCGTTCTGACGGTCGACTCCCTTCAACAGGCACTTGACCGGGTCGGTGGAAAAGCCGGGGACAAGGGCCGGGAAGCGGGAGAGGCCGCCTACCGGATGGCCCAGTTGTTTCTGTCCAGAAAGAAGAAAGGAACCGCGTGAAGCCGGGATCTGCCGGAAAGAAAACGAAAGATCCGGAAGGACGCTTCCAGAGCCCTTTCCACAAGGCCCGCATCGAAGTGCTTCAATCCCTCTTTGCCGGAGAATACCTTCCGGGGGGTCCGCCTCCGTTTACCCTGACTTCGACTCTTCCAAGCCAGGCCCGTCTTTTTCGGGATCGTCTGGGAGGAACCATCCGCGAGCACCGTGCAGAAATCGACGATACGATTTCCCGCTTCTCGGTGGACTGGAGCCTCGACCGGATGGGCAGGGTCGACCGGAATATCCTGCGGATGGGAATCTGCGAAATTCTCTTTGAACCGGAGGTTCCCTTCCGGGTGACCATAGACGAATCGCTGGAACTCGCCCACCAGTTTTCCGAACCGGAAGCGGTCCGCTTCATCAACGGCATCCTTCACCGGATTGGAACGGAACTGGCCCCCGCAAAGGCTTATGCCTCTCAGGAAGACGGAAGCCCTCAACCGGAGTCCGGAGAAAAGTCGTGACCGCATCCGCCCGTTCAGAGAGATCATTTCTTCAGGATCTGCCTCCACTCCCTCCGGGGCAGGGAGATTTTTTTGACCCCTCTCCGCTCTTCCGGGTGTTTCTGATCGATGGCGGTGAGCCCTGTCTGCCGGGTGTGCTGAGCTGGGTCGACATGTGGTACTCCGGGTTGATTTCCCGCGCCCTGTCCTCCTTTTCCCGGTCGGGAAAACCCTTTCCCGATTCATTGTTGTTCGTCCCGGAATCTCCCCCGCTCCAGAGAGGGTTTCTGATCGTCCGGCGCCCGTCCCTGGGAAAAGACCCCGTCAACGGACTGATCGGGCTCCTCACCGGAATGGGGGTGGAAAAAGCTGTTCTCGACGGAACCCTCCTGACCGGGGAAGCTCTCCCGGAACCGGTCGATCCGGAAAGGTTGCCGGTCGACGCCGGAGGACGCTCCATTCTCTTTCTTTCGGATCCCGTCGGTCTGCCAGCCTCCTGTATTTTAAGGGGAAAATAAGGGGTCAGAGGGGTCCGGGCCGTCCGATCCCGGAGGGCTGATCGGGCAAGAGGAGACATTCATGGGTATTCTCCAGGGAGATGTGAAAGAATGATTGAGCGTTACACCCGCAAGGACATGGGCGCCCTGTTTGAAACAGAACATCGCCTCCGGATTTGGCTGGAAGTCGAGAAAGCCGCCACGCGCGCGCTGATGGAAAAGGGGGCGGTGGACCCCGAAGCCGCCGGGCTCTTTCTCGAATCGTCTCCCGAGATCCGGGTGCAGAGGATGGAGGAGATCGAACGGGAAACCCGCCACGACGTCATCGCCTTCCTGACGATGATCTCCGAACAGATCCCGGCGCCTGCCCGGGCGATTCTCCACTTCGGCATGACCAGCCAGGATCTTGTCGACACGGCCCAGAGTCTTTTCCTTCTCGAGGCGATCGACCTTCTGCAGCGAGAAATGGACCGTTTTTCCGGCATTCTCCGCGAGCAGGCATTGCGGCACCGGGGGACCCTGACGGTCGGCCGGTCGCACGGCGTGCACGGGGAACCCATCGTGTTCGGGGTCAAGTTCCTCTCCTGGTATTCGGAGTTTGGCCGTCATAAAGAGAGGCTCCGGCATGCCCGCGAAACAATGAGGGTCGGCAAGATGTCCGGCGCCATGGGCACAGCGGTGCATATCGACCCGTTAACAGAAGAGGCGATCCTGTTTTCCCTGGGTCTGAAACCCGAAGGGATGGCAACACAGGTTGTCGCCCGGGACAGACACGCCGAGTTTTTGTCGACCCTGGCCCTGATCGGTGCGAGCCTGGAGCGGATCGCCGTCGAAATCCGGCATCTTCAGAGAACCGAAGTCCGGGAAGTGGAGGAGCCCTTCGTTCCCGGGCAGAAAGGGTCCTCGGCAATGCCGCACAAGAGGAACCCCGTCGGGGCCGAGAACATCACCGGTCTGGCGAGACTTTTGAGGTCCTATGCCCAGGCGGCCTATGAGGATGTCGCCCTCTGGCACGAACGGGACATCAGCCACTCTTCGGTCGAGCGGGTCGTTCTGCCGGACAGCTGCATCCTGCTCGATTATATGCTTCATCGCATGGGGGGCATTCTGAAAGATCTTATTGTCTACCCCGAGCAGATGCAACGGAATCTGGATCTGACGGGAGGTCTGGTCTATTCGCAGGCGGTTCTTCTCGCACTGGTCCGGACCGGACTCCCCCGGGAAACCGCCTACCGGATTGTTCAGGATGCCGCCATGCGGACATGGAGAGGGGAGGGGCATCTCCGCGATACACTCCGGACGCATCCGGAACTGCCGGAAAGCGCGGATCCCCACCTCTGGGAAGCGGCCTTTTCCCCGGAACCTTTCATGAAGAATATCGATGCACTCTACGAACGCGTTCTCGGACCGGAGACGGGTGCCTGAACCCGCCTCTCCACCGGACAGGAAAGAACGAACGAAAGAAAGAAAGGACATCTCTTGGAAGGGCACAGGCTCTACGAAGGCAAGGCGAAAATTCTTTACGACCGCGGAGATCCCGACACCCTTGTCCAGCACTTCAAGGACGATGCCACCGCCTTCAATGCACAGAAGAAAGGGAGCATTCTCCACAAAGGGGCGATCAACTGCCAGCTGTCGGCCCATCTTTTTGAGCTTCTGGAACAGGAAGGGATTCCGACCCACTTCGTGGAACGCCTCACTCCGGTGGAGATGAAGGTCCGCCGGCTTTCCATGGTTCCCCTGGAGGTGGTTCTCCGGAACCGCTATGCGGGGTCTCTGGCCAAACGTCTGGGGCAACCCGAAGGGGGAGCCCTTCCTTTTCCTGTTCTGGAGTGGTACTACAAGCGGGACGACCTTGGAGACCCGATCGTCAACCGGGACCATATCCGGGTCCTGGGCGTGGCGTCGGAGGCGATCCTGTCGGACGTCGAACGTCTTGGCCGAAAGGTGAACGACATTCTGTCCGGATTTTTCGGCCGGAAAGACATTGTCCTGGCGGATATGAAGCTTGAGTTCGGGGTGGAGAGGTCGGGAAAAGTTCTTCTGGGGGACGAGATCAGCCCGGACACCTGCCGCTTCTGGGACGCGAAAACCGGGGAAAAGATGGACAAGGACCGGTTCCGCCGGGATCTGGGACAAATCGAAGAATATTATCTGGAACTATTCAGGAGGGTAGTCGGTCATGAACCGGAGTTCTGAACAGCAAACGCATATGGTCAAGGCCACGATCCTGATCCGGGTCCGGGAAGGGATCCTCGATCCCCAGGGGCAGGCGGTTCTCCAGGTTCTCCATGATATGGGGGAAAACGAGGTCCAGGACGTCCGGATCGGAAAGATCGTCGAGATTCTCCTGCCGGAATCCGTGGCCTCTTCCGGTAAGATCGATACCTGGTGCGCCGGATTTCTGGCGAATCCTCTCGTGGAATCCTTCGAGATTCGCTCGATCGAACCCGTTTTGCGATCATCCGTGGGTGCCTGATGGCGCGGAGAAAGCCCCCCCGCTTTTTCCTGTCGCGTCTTTTTCTCCTTCTGGCGACCGCAGGGCTCTGTGCTCTGGTCCTCGTTTTTTTCCTTATGCTTTCCGCCGAAACGGACGCCCTCCGCAAGGCCCGTTCCGTTGATCTCGGAGCGATCCGATCCCTGCAGACGCTGATGAACAGCCATCAGCCAGAAGCGGTTCCCCATCAGTTCAACCTTCTCTCCGAAATGTCGGGAGGGCGAGTTGTTCTTCTCGATCCGGACGGAAAGCCGGCCTTCCGGGACCCGTCGACCCTCCGGAAGGTGCAGTCCTTTATCCGGGTTCCCGACGCCTGGTTTCAGGCCCCTCACGGTCCCTTCGTGTTTGCCTGGCCGCCGCCCGGCGTTCCCCGGGGGCTGGCGGAGGAAGTTTCCCGGCTCGCCGCACGGAAGGGGGACCATCACCTTCTGACGAACCGTCAGGGGATTCCCACTCCCCTCCAGCCGGAAGGCGGAATGGCGGTCTGGTCCCTCCCCGTTCCGAACGCACCGTCTTGCGCCCAGTGTCACGGATTCGACCGGGAGATTCTGGGATCGGCGGTGGCCTTCGTCTCCGTTCCTTCTTTCTTTCCAGACAGGCGTCACGTCTCACTTTGGGGGTTCTGGCCATTGCCGGAGCTGAACCAGAAGATCATCTTTACCACGGTTTCGGTCTTTGCGGGCATCTTTTTTCTTTCCCTGATGGTCTTCGACGAATGGTGGATTCGCCGTCGATGGAGCAAGACCGAGTCGGAGTCGGCGCCCAAAAAGACAAAACGTCCCTCTTTAACGGAAGGCGCGAAGATCCTGCGTCCCGAAGAGGGGACAACGGAACGTCTGACCCTCGATCCTACGGATGTTCCGGATCTGTTTCACCGGATCCTTGCACTCGATCAGGAGCTTGAAAAGGAAATCGGTCTTCTGCCCCATGCCGGGATTCAGCCTTCCGGAGACTCCGCACATAAAGAGCACCTGAAAGAGGCTCTGGACCGTCTCTCCAGCTGGACGGATGCTGCCGAGCTTCTTGTGATGGACCTGGCTGCTCTCGCCTCCACCCGGCCGGACCCCCTGCTGAACAAGGCGGTGGATGCCCTGTCCCGTCTCAAGAACCAGGCACTGGATCTCGAGAGGGAACTGGAAGAGGAGAGAGAGGGGGAGGCCCGCCGGATGCCGTCCTACAACGAGCTGAAGGAAGAAGACAAGAAGTGGGTGGAAGATCTTCGGGCGGGCCTCCAGAGAATCCACGCGGAGTTGCGGGCTCTCAACGGATTGGCGAAACGATCCATGGTTCCCCCCTCTGAGACAGCTTCCGGAAAAACCTGAAGGTGCCACCTTGACCACCACTCCTCTGCTCCTGCTCCATACGGGGTTCGGATCCCGTCTCGACCATCATCTCGAATCCTTCCTGAAGACCGTTCTCCAGCAGGGCCGCCGGCGTCTTGAGCAGGGCGAGTCCGCCCTCGGGGTCACATGGTCTGTCGTGGGTCTCCTGGAGGAGTCCGGCTTCTTCAACGCCGGGCGCGGTGCCATTCCCCAGGAGGACGGTGTCGTCAGGCGGGATATCGGGACCATGGACGGGAACACACTCGGATACCTTGGAATCCCGGGCCTTACGACGATTTCCTGTCCCAGCCGGATTCTTCCTCCTTTATTCGGGAAGACTCAGCATATTCTCCTGGCCGGCGATGCCGCTTCCCGATGGCTCGTGGAAGAAGGTCTCTCCGACATTCCCGGACCTCCCCCCTTTGGAGAGAAGAGTCTGAAGACCTGGCAGGAACAGGATGACCGGGGGGGGCACGGAACGGTGGGGGCGGTGGCACGCGACCGGAACGGCCATCTGGCAGCGACGACATCCACCGGTGGAGCAGGCCGGATGCGGGCCGGACGGATTGGGGACAGCTCCATCCCCGGAGCCGGGACCTATGCCGACGATCGTCTGGGAGCCGTCTCCATGACAGGGCTTGGCGAGGTCATTCTGCAAAACGTTGCGGGGTTCCGGTTTCTCTGGGCCGTCTCAAAAGCGCCGGACCGGAGTCGGGCGGCGGAGGCGATCCGGGAGATTCTCGCGGACATCGCAGAAGGCCCTGCCTCCCGGACAGACGGCCGGATCGGGGGAATCCTGATTTCCGCCCGGCATGGACCGTTTGTCTTTCATCATCCCGGAGTCCTTCTTGCAGGGGCCTGGCGGGACGGGGAGAAGGATGTCGCCCTGAAAGACGGATGGAACGGGGGAGAGGATCCCTGCCTTCCATTCCTCTAGATCCTGTCGGTCCGGGGGAAGAACAAAAACTCCGGTTCCCGGAAAAAGAGAATCCCTCAGGATGGAGGTGCAGAACAGAAGGCCCGTGGAAGACGCCTTCTGTTCACCTTTGTGCCAGTCTGGGAGGTTGAAAATGGAGGGAATTCCCTTTCATCCGGGAAAAAGGGAATTCTTCCCGGACAGGACCCGGCGGACGTCCCGTGCGATCGTCCAGTCTTCGCGGGCTTCGAGAACCCACACGCCGACCGGAGAGTCGTCCGCAGAAATGTGTCTGTCCATCGTCTCTTTCGCTCCGGTTTCGTTCCTGCCGGAGTCCAGACGAACGCCCAGAAACTCCAGACGGTCGCAGACCGATTTCCGGAACGAAGCGGAGTGCTCGCCGATGCCTCCGGTGAACACGAGACAATCCAGGCCTCCGAGAGAGACGGAGAGCGACCCCACCGCCTGTGCCGCCCGGTAGGACGACAGTTCCACTGCCAGCGCCGCCCGGAGGTTTCCTGTTTCGGCGGATCGTTCGACGTCCCGATAATCGGAGGACACACCCGAGACTCCGAGAAGGCCGGACCGATGGTTCAGATCGGCCTCCAGTTCCCCGGGAGACAGACCTTTCCGGAGGAGAGTCAGAAGAACGCCAGGATCCAGATGTCCCGGTCTCGTTCCCATGACCAGACCGTCGAGAGGTGTCATTCCCATGGTCGTCTCGATCGACTGTCCATCGAGCAGGGCGGTTGCGGACGCTCCGTTTCCCAGGTGCAGGGCGACGGTCCTCCGGGGGCCGGCAGGCGGAACAAGAGACCGGAGGCGCCAGGCGATATAATCATAAGACAGACCATGAAACCCGAATTTCCGGATACCTTCTTTTTCAACCCAGTCGGAAGGAACGGCATAGTGCCGGGCCCTGTCCGGCAGCGTTTTGTGGAACGCTGTGTCGAACGACAGGACAACCGGAAGGCCGGGCGCTGTTCTCCGGATGGCTTCGAGGGTTTTCAGGGCCGGTTCCATATGGAGCGGAGCCAGATCGGACATTTTCCTCAGGTCCTCCATCACGGTTTCCGTCGTCAGGACGGGATCGATAAAACGATCCCCTCCGTGGACGATCCGGACTCCGAACCCGTCTGCCCGGTGCCCTTCCCGGGAATCCAGCCAGTCCCGGAGAGAACGGTCAAGGACCACCGGATCGTCATGCAGTTCGATCGTGTGAGGGGAGGGATCCCGGCCTTCCCCGTGAACAGAGAGTTTGAGAGTCGACGACCCGGGGTTGGCGATCAGAATCATGTTTTCTCCTTGTCTCGCGAATCTTGCAGAACAGCCCTGGTCTTTCACTTCGGACACGGAGGCCCGCCGCCTTGTCCGAAGTCGCCGGGGAATCGATCTGGCAATCTGACACCTTGAGGGGAGGTTCCGATGAAAAGTGCGTCCTGGCCCGACCGGCTTTTTGCTGCATGGTACGACCGGTTGATGCAAAAGATGGAGGAGAACACCTTCCGTCCTGTGCGCAAGCGACTTCTGAAACATGCCCGCGGACATGTTCTGGAAATCGGTGTGGGAACAGGGGCCAATGCCTCATTCTATGAAGACCGGTTCGTCTCCGGCAAGGTCTTTCTCGACAGCTCTTTTCCCATGTTGCAGGTGGCTCTCCGGAAGGGGATCTGTCCGCCAGGAACACTGGTTCTGGGGTCCGGATCCGAACTGCCGTTTTCGACCGGAATCTTCGATACTGTCGTCGTCACACTGGTGCTCTGTTCGGTCAACCACTGGGAGCAGGCGATCCGGGAGATCCGGAGGGTCTTGAGCCCCCGGGGACATCTGATCGTGCTGGAACATGTTCAAAGCCGACATCCCGTCATCTCCTTTTTCCAGAGCGTTCTGACGCCTGTCTGGAAAATCCCGGCCCGCGGCTGTCACCTCGACCGGCCCACCGATCAGACTCTCGGTTCCTGTTTCGAGTGGATCGAACGAGACCAGATTGTCCTTTCCGGAATGCCGTTTGTGTTTGGCCGATTGACTCCCCGACCGGAACCGGAATGTTCCGGAAACATTGCCGACCATTCCCTGCCTGTCGCAGGAGAAGCACGATGAAAAAGAACAATCTTCCCGGGTATGATGACCGGACACATCCTCAAAACGTGAGGGTCACTCCCCCAAACACATTGATGGGTTCCCCCGGATAGACAAACAGTGCGTCGACATTTCCCGCGCCCGGCGTCAGGAATGCCGGTTCGTAATAATTGGTATTCAACAAGTTGTAGGCATCGAAAAAAAGCGTGGCTTTTTTATAAAGTGCGGTCTTTGGCAAGTCGTAGGACACGAGCAGATTGGTTACGAAAAAACCCGGGGCGTCCATCTGGCAATTGCAGGTTCCGCTGGGTCCGCCTGATGTGTCAATCACGTTCATCTGACCGGTATAACGTTCGTTGATGGTGATGTGCCAGGGTCCTCCCGTATAATTCAGATCCAGATTGGCAAGCTGATTCGGGACAAGAGGAAGCAGGTCTCCCGTGTTGCTGAACTCCTGGGCCGTTCCGGCCCCGTAAACGGCGCTCAGATAATACGCATGGATCAGGGCATAGTTTCCATCTACGCTGAATCCATGACCGATGACATAACGGAATTCTGTCTCGACTCCCTGGTTGTTGGCGGCCCCGGCCTGGGTGGGCAGAATATTTGTTGCACCGCTGGGAAGTGTGACCAAAGATGTCGTGAACATGTTGGTGATATAGTCGGAATACAGATCCAGGGCGACAAACCCCTTTGGAGTTTCATAGCGGGATCCCACCTGATAGTCATCAATAATTTCCGGATGAATCGTCAGGGGGAGCTCTCCGGAGGTGAGTCCGGACCAGAACTGGACGGCGGGTGCCGAATAGGACTGTCCTCCACTGGCATAAATCTTCCAATGCTCGGAGGGATAATAGTTGATTCCGATATGGGGAAGAAACACAGCGAAGTTTTCCCCGGCTGTGACGCCCCCCTCTTTTCCTCCCAGGCTGGTTATATCATTCAGCGAAGCGCCCGACAGTTGTTCGACATACTGTTCGGAGACGGCCATTTCCCGGAAACCGGCACTCAAGAGAAGCTGGTCGGTCGGCCTCCAGTGATCTTCGAGATACCCTCCCACGGTCAAGAATTCGTTTTCGGCATCCTGTTCGTAATCCAGAGCGACATTGGGCGTCAAAAGGGGCTGATTTTCATACAGGGCCTCGGCATAGGAGAGCCGGAAACCCAGATGGAGGGTGTCCCTGCTCCACAGTTTGATGTCCGATTTCACAATGTCTCCAACTTTGTAGCCCTCTCCGGCAATGTAGGAGAAATTGAACGGATTCCCGTACTGGGAACCGGCACTGCCGCTATAATCCGGAACGAGATTATTGAAGGTTGCGCCGTTGCCTCCCGGGATCGGGGTCGTTCCCGTGGAAACGACGGGAACCTGCACGACGGATTCCGGATCCAGGAGAGCAAAGGCATTGTTCTTGACCGAGATGGAAGGGGTGATCTGGTTTTCGGACTGAACCGACACCATGTACCGCTGGGAAATCCAGTTATGGTAGTAAGGAGAGTCCGGCGTATTGACGCCGGACGGATAAGTGGCATTTTCACTGTTCGGCAACCCGTTGTAAGTCGGTCCGAACGTATTGAAGT
This window harbors:
- a CDS encoding TonB-dependent receptor — translated: MPFFGILKLSLFREGATLFFICFVPATLAFGQPSPGNVSGHVSHSGSASRESGNSVVYGTVSSSRKNTPLPNVPVVLQHLETGTVLSLRTTLQGAYIFTNLIPGHYRISVGGGRYSLQTKAGMLGPGTVGRIDFVVTVLSRGSANVTGHVFTGKRGHQTPLSTKILFKNLRKNEIYTVRSDPKGKYSLNQVPDGTYVVQILERGYAPFLKEIQVHGHTTQNFHLINRRIASAEINAVGNSTVRDSTGAITVVGRKNFADNPSTGLGYVLEQTPSVQYYSRSGANGLTGGMNYFMCRGYTDGGDNTAPSSGSNVEFSVEGVPMNNNKDGGLVYDLNLMNTDIQSVDIQRGVTTSQQLGNYASGCAVDIHLVQPSKDPGIQLTSGYGSYGLQYDSFATNTGLSRTYNTAAYNNFTFLNMNGFQEFTSFQEFQDYANLTKYLSNGDVKLLFTGAYKNYDRGSSMSLTDFNTFGPTYNGLPNSENATYPSGVNTPDSPYYHNWISQRYMVSVQSENQITPSISVKNNAFALLDPESVVQVPVVSTGTTPIPGGNGATFNNLVPDYSGSAGSQYGNPFNFSYIAGEGYKVGDIVKSDIKLWSRDTLHLGFRLSYAEALYENQPLLTPNVALDYEQDAENEFLTVGGYLEDHWRPTDQLLLSAGFREMAVSEQYVEQLSGASLNDITSLGGKEGGVTAGENFAVFLPHIGINYYPSEHWKIYASGGQSYSAPAVQFWSGLTSGELPLTIHPEIIDDYQVGSRYETPKGFVALDLYSDYITNMFTTSLVTLPSGATNILPTQAGAANNQGVETEFRYVIGHGFSVDGNYALIHAYYLSAVYGAGTAQEFSNTGDLLPLVPNQLANLDLNYTGGPWHITINERYTGQMNVIDTSGGPSGTCNCQMDAPGFFVTNLLVSYDLPKTALYKKATLFFDAYNLLNTNYYEPAFLTPGAGNVDALFVYPGEPINVFGGVTLTF
- a CDS encoding class I SAM-dependent methyltransferase; translation: MKSASWPDRLFAAWYDRLMQKMEENTFRPVRKRLLKHARGHVLEIGVGTGANASFYEDRFVSGKVFLDSSFPMLQVALRKGICPPGTLVLGSGSELPFSTGIFDTVVVTLVLCSVNHWEQAIREIRRVLSPRGHLIVLEHVQSRHPVISFFQSVLTPVWKIPARGCHLDRPTDQTLGSCFEWIERDQIVLSGMPFVFGRLTPRPEPECSGNIADHSLPVAGEAR